The DNA window GACAGCAGGAGGCCTCTCGTCGCAACTTGTTCCCACAGTTGGGTGTGGCGGCGCGGGTAGACGACGTCGAGACCCGAGGCCACCACGCCGGCAGGAGGAGCACATGCCGCGGCCAGCGCGCCGTGGTGGGCAGCACCGTCGATGCCGAGGGCGAGCCCGGACACGACCACGACGCCCGCTCGAGCCAGGTCGCGACCCAGCTCGGACGCCACCTCTTCCCCGTAGTGGGTCGCCGAGCGGGTACCGACGACGGCGACGGTGGGTCGGGTGAGAATGTCGAGCTCGCCCCGGGAGTACAAGACGGCGGGCGGCTGGTGATCGGCGGCCAGCACCTGCGGGTAGCCAGGATCACCGAGGTGGTTCACGGCGACCGCCGCGCCGTCGCTCATGATGCCAGCGACGGTGCCAGCGCCGCCAAGGCCACCCGCAGCTCCAGGGCCGCGGCCACCTGCTCCGCTCCGACGACCGGGGGCGCTCCGTCGAGGTCGGCCATGGTGCGGGCGACGCGCCGGATCCGATGCAGGCCGCGGGCGCTCAGGGTGCCCGATCGCAACCGGCGCTCCAACAGCGCCTCGGCGTCGCTGCTCAGCGGTGCTAGGTCGTCCAGGCGGTTGGCCGGAATCTCTGCATTGGCGCGCAGGCCGCGTCCGCGAGCCAGCTCCCGGGCCTGGGCCACGCGCTCGGCCACCACCGCGCTGGGCTCCCCCGGTGGCCCACCCAGCAGTTCCTCCACCGCCGGGCGAGCCAGAGCGACCCGAAGATCGAAGCGGTCCAGCACGGGCCCGGAGAGACGACGGGTGTACCGGGCCCGCGCCGCCTCCGAGCACCGACACGCCCCTGGTGTCGATCCCTCGCCGCAGGGACAGGGGTTCATGGTCCCGACGAGCAGGAAGCGGGCCGGGAAAGTCATGCTCGCTCGAGCCCGGCAGACTCGCACCACACCCTCCTCGAGCGGTTGGCGCAGCGCCTCCAGCACTGTCGTGGCGAACTCACCCATCTCGTCGAGGAAGAGGACGCCGTTGTGGGCAAGGCTGACCTCGCCGGGTCGCATCCACGACGTCCCACCCCCGATGACGGACACGTCCGATGCACCATGGTGGGGCGCCCGGAAGGGCGACCGCCGGACCAGACCGCCCGACAGGGCGAGCCCGGCCGTCGAGTGCACGCGCGTCGTCTCGAGGGCCTCGGCCGAACCCAGCGGGGGGAGAAGGGGCGCAAGCCGGCCGGCGAGCATCGTCTTTCCCGAGCCCGGAGGGCCGATGAAGAGCAGGTGGTGTCCTCCCGCGGCGGCGACCTCGACCGCCCGCCGACCGAGGCGCTGGCCGCGCACGTCGGTCAGATCCGGCTCCTCGGAACCCGCCGTTGCTGTCCTCGGGTGGGCTGACTCGCTCGGCCAGGCGCCGACTCCCTGCAGGGCGTCCACGAGCTGGGACAGGGACCTCATCCCTCGAACGACGTGGCGCCCGACCAGTGTCGCCTCGTCGGCACAGGCTGCCGGCACGACGACGGCACCGACGGACATGGCATCGACGAGGGCGACGACTCCAGGGATACGACGCAGCGAGCCATCGAGGCCGAGCTCACCGAGGAACCCGCAGTTCTCGACGGCATCTGCGGCCAGCTGACCGCTGGCGACCAGCAGACCGATGGCGATCGGGAGGTCCAGTCCGGCGCCGCCCTTGCGGACTCCGGAGGGGGCGAGGTTCACCGTCACTCTGCGCAACGGCCAGGGCAGCCCGCTCGAGAGCAGGGCTGCCCGCACGCGGTCTCGTGACTCCCTGCAGGCGGCGTCGGGCAGGCCGACGACGGTAAACCCGGGCAGCCCGTTCGAGACGTGCACCTCCACGGCGACAGGGCGACCTTCGACGCCGAAGAGGGTGGCGGATGAGATAGCGGCGATCACGACTACTCCCTGGTCGTGCGGTCCATGGGGAGGGCCGTGGATGTCGGCGCCGGCCACTCGAGACGCCGAGAGCATCGTAGGCAAGGGGTGTGACGGCGGCGTCCGCAGCTAGCTGACGCGCCCCGGCGCTATAGACCTGTCGCCTTACTCACAGATCCGGGCTGCCCTCCCTGAGCAGGGAGATGAACTGGGCAGGGCGGCCCTCACCAGGCTTCGTCGTGCGTACGAAATCGGCCAAAATCTCGGCGAAGCGCGCCGGCGCCTCGACATGGGGAAAGTGGCCGACGCCCGGAATGATCTCCAGACGGCTGGCCGGGAGGGCCCGGTGTGTGGCGTAGGCGTGATCGAGAGGGATGATGCCATCGCGGTCGCCCCAGATAATGAGCGTCGGGACCTCGGCCGTAAGGTACAGCCGGTCTCTTGCGCTTACGGACTGTCCGCCGGGATCGATCACGGCTCGTACCGTTCGCACGAAAGCGTTGCGGTTCGCCGACTCCGTGAGCGAGGCGTAGGCCCGCCACGACTCTGCCGCCCCGACCGACCGTAGACCTCGATCGAAGAGAAACCGCGCTACCGCGTTGCCCCAGCCTCGCACGAAGGGCGGGAACAGCACGGGCATGAGAAATTCAGCACCAGGAATGGTGAGGTAGCGAAGCACCCAACTGACCTCCCGACCCAGGCCACCACTGTCCACGAGGACAAGGCGCTCGCAGATCTCCGGGTGTTGGTAGGCCAGCTGCATCGCGACGCCCCCGCCCAGGGACTGGCCGACCAGTGTGGCCCGCTCGATCCCCAACACAGCGAGGAGGTCCCGCAGCCCGCTGGCGTGGGCGCCGAGCGAGTAGTCACCAAGGGGCTTGGCCGACTCGCCATGTCCAATGAGGTCAGGTGCCACCACTGTGTAGTCCCGGGCGAGGAAGGGCATGACCTCTGTCCATGCGCGCGAGCTCCCGGCGATGCCGTGGATCAGAAGGAGCACAGGGCCTCGGCCGACGCGCCGGTAGCCCACTTCGTGGCCGTGAATGCGTACACGCTCGAGCGGATAACTCACCGTCGGCCGGTCCCCTTGGCTGTGCCGCTCGGGCGGCGACCGCCACGTGCTTCCGTGCGAGATCGACTCGTCCGCCGGGCCAGCTTCTTCAGCTCGGCCGTGGCATCAGCTACTCCTGTAGCCAGGTCCCAGAGACGGGGCATGAGCTCTCGCGCCCCCAACAAGCCAAAACCCACGCTGTCCATGTAGCTCAACACCGTGATGTTGAGCCCCAACCCGTCGAAGATAGGTCCGAGGGGATACAGAGCCGTCAGTCTCGATCCGGCGAAGTACAGCG is part of the Acidimicrobiales bacterium genome and encodes:
- a CDS encoding alpha/beta fold hydrolase, with the translated sequence MSYPLERVRIHGHEVGYRRVGRGPVLLLIHGIAGSSRAWTEVMPFLARDYTVVAPDLIGHGESAKPLGDYSLGAHASGLRDLLAVLGIERATLVGQSLGGGVAMQLAYQHPEICERLVLVDSGGLGREVSWVLRYLTIPGAEFLMPVLFPPFVRGWGNAVARFLFDRGLRSVGAAESWRAYASLTESANRNAFVRTVRAVIDPGGQSVSARDRLYLTAEVPTLIIWGDRDGIIPLDHAYATHRALPASRLEIIPGVGHFPHVEAPARFAEILADFVRTTKPGEGRPAQFISLLREGSPDL
- a CDS encoding YifB family Mg chelatase-like AAA ATPase: MIAAISSATLFGVEGRPVAVEVHVSNGLPGFTVVGLPDAACRESRDRVRAALLSSGLPWPLRRVTVNLAPSGVRKGGAGLDLPIAIGLLVASGQLAADAVENCGFLGELGLDGSLRRIPGVVALVDAMSVGAVVVPAACADEATLVGRHVVRGMRSLSQLVDALQGVGAWPSESAHPRTATAGSEEPDLTDVRGQRLGRRAVEVAAAGGHHLLFIGPPGSGKTMLAGRLAPLLPPLGSAEALETTRVHSTAGLALSGGLVRRSPFRAPHHGASDVSVIGGGTSWMRPGEVSLAHNGVLFLDEMGEFATTVLEALRQPLEEGVVRVCRARASMTFPARFLLVGTMNPCPCGEGSTPGACRCSEAARARYTRRLSGPVLDRFDLRVALARPAVEELLGGPPGEPSAVVAERVAQARELARGRGLRANAEIPANRLDDLAPLSSDAEALLERRLRSGTLSARGLHRIRRVARTMADLDGAPPVVGAEQVAAALELRVALAALAPSLAS